Proteins encoded together in one Candidatus Eisenbacteria bacterium window:
- a CDS encoding DUF268 domain-containing protein, with translation MVDGLRHEDSVPDPRARLPRRQRLLRQGVRRVHISVPLPEGLYGALRGLKRSLRPRAEGGRDLSGDREIEWSWVAARIPQGSGEAIDFGCGQSPLGVVAAHAGFRVTAVDLGEVAWPYRHERLKFLQGDILELPLEEARFDLAINCSAIEHVGIAGRYGVTEGHADGDLAAMARLRSLLRPGGLMLLTIPVGSDAVFAPWHRVYGPERLPRLLQGFTVESREFWLKDLENRWERSDEGPALATPSRERLYGLGCFVLRRS, from the coding sequence TTGGTCGATGGCCTTCGACATGAAGATTCTGTTCCTGACCCTCGTGCGCGTCTTCCACGACGCCAACGCCTACTGAGGCAGGGCGTGCGCCGCGTCCACATCTCGGTCCCGCTCCCGGAGGGACTCTATGGCGCCCTTCGCGGGCTCAAGCGGAGCCTACGTCCGAGGGCGGAAGGCGGGCGGGATCTCTCCGGGGACCGCGAAATCGAGTGGTCGTGGGTGGCCGCGCGGATCCCACAAGGCTCCGGGGAGGCGATCGACTTCGGCTGTGGGCAGAGCCCCCTCGGCGTGGTCGCGGCGCACGCCGGGTTCCGCGTGACCGCGGTCGATTTAGGCGAGGTCGCGTGGCCGTACCGGCATGAGCGCCTCAAGTTCCTCCAAGGGGACATTCTCGAGCTGCCGCTCGAAGAGGCGCGATTCGACCTCGCGATCAATTGCTCCGCGATCGAGCACGTCGGGATCGCCGGCCGTTACGGCGTGACGGAAGGGCATGCCGACGGCGACCTGGCCGCGATGGCGCGCCTGCGCTCGCTCCTCCGGCCCGGCGGTCTCATGCTCCTCACGATCCCCGTCGGCAGCGACGCCGTCTTCGCGCCGTGGCATCGCGTGTACGGCCCTGAGCGCCTGCCGAGGCTTCTCCAGGGATTCACCGTCGAGAGCCGCGAGTTCTGGCTCAAGGACCTGGAGAACCGCTGGGAGCGAAGCGACGAGGGCCCGGCGCTCGCCACGCCCTCGCGCGAGCGACTCTACGGGCTCGGCTGCTTCGTGCTGCGCAGGTCCTGA
- a CDS encoding NAD-dependent epimerase/dehydratase family protein, protein QGQDLLFNLAGQTSHLDSMQDPNTDLEINARAQLSILETCRKHNPGVKVVFASTRQIYGKPQYLPVDEKHLLIPVDVNGINKMAGEAYHVLYNNVYGIRACALRLTNTYGPRTRVKDARQTFLGIWTRLILEGKPFEVWDGSQLRDFTYVDDAVEAFLLAAASEEADGKVFNLGGADPPISLKDLADLLVSANGGGRYEQRTFPSDRKRIDVGDYYADDRAIRSALSWQPRVTLREGLARMLEYYRQHLPRYL, encoded by the coding sequence CCAGGGACAGGATCTGCTCTTCAACCTTGCGGGGCAGACGAGCCATCTCGACTCCATGCAGGATCCCAATACCGATCTGGAGATCAACGCGCGGGCTCAGCTCTCGATTCTCGAGACCTGCCGGAAGCACAACCCCGGCGTCAAGGTAGTCTTCGCCAGCACGCGCCAGATCTATGGAAAGCCGCAGTATCTCCCCGTGGACGAGAAACACCTCCTGATCCCCGTGGACGTGAACGGGATCAACAAGATGGCGGGCGAGGCCTACCACGTCCTCTACAATAACGTATACGGGATCCGGGCTTGCGCGCTCCGGCTCACGAACACGTACGGGCCTCGAACGCGAGTCAAAGACGCGCGCCAGACATTTTTGGGAATCTGGACGCGACTGATTCTGGAGGGAAAACCATTCGAGGTCTGGGACGGGAGTCAACTCCGCGACTTCACCTACGTGGACGACGCCGTGGAGGCGTTCCTGCTCGCGGCGGCCAGTGAGGAGGCCGACGGCAAAGTGTTTAACCTGGGCGGCGCCGATCCCCCGATCAGTCTTAAAGATTTGGCCGATCTGCTCGTCAGCGCGAACGGCGGCGGCCGCTACGAGCAGCGCACGTTCCCCTCGGACCGAAAGCGCATCGATGTCGGTGACTACTACGCAGATGATCGGGCAATCCGCTCCGCCCTCTCGTGGCAGCCTCGCGTGACGTTGCGAGAGGGGCTGGCTCGAATGCTGGAGTATTACCGGCAACACCTTCCCCGCTACCTCTGA
- a CDS encoding glycosyl transferase — protein sequence MMRHFCTYFDRNYLSRGLALYRSLQALGRPFQLWVLCMDPVCHAALASAELPGIRPIALEDFERGDDALLRAKANRTLVEYYFTCTASLPRYVFREEPGIDLLTYVDADLYFFADPEPLFEELAGGSIAIIEHRISKRLGPLEQYGRYNVGWISFRRDANGMACLEWWRDRCLEWCYDRVEPGRFAEQKYLDEWPRRFGGVVVLRHPGANAAPWNLADHPVRWDGDRLRVGESPLLFFHFHGFRHLGGRLYDPNLSRYRARLSKTARLHVYHPYIRALHEADGEISPHSGNTSLGTSVRHPLPTPFVQRVVKRIRRLGRFWIGLASGHYLLAPRPGTSKRRVSGSASVPARS from the coding sequence GTGATGCGGCATTTCTGCACTTATTTTGACCGCAACTACCTGTCCCGGGGTCTCGCGCTCTACCGGTCGCTGCAGGCGCTCGGGCGGCCCTTTCAGCTCTGGGTCCTATGCATGGATCCGGTGTGCCACGCGGCGCTCGCGAGCGCGGAGCTTCCCGGCATACGCCCGATCGCGCTCGAGGATTTCGAGCGGGGGGACGACGCGCTGCTTCGCGCCAAAGCGAATCGGACGCTCGTGGAGTACTACTTCACATGCACCGCCTCGCTGCCGCGCTACGTCTTCCGCGAAGAGCCTGGGATCGATCTCCTCACCTACGTGGATGCCGACCTCTACTTTTTCGCGGACCCCGAGCCGCTCTTCGAGGAGCTCGCCGGAGGGTCCATCGCGATCATCGAGCATCGGATCTCGAAGCGCCTCGGACCGCTCGAGCAGTACGGCCGCTATAACGTCGGCTGGATCTCGTTCCGCCGCGACGCGAACGGCATGGCATGCCTCGAGTGGTGGCGCGACCGCTGCCTGGAATGGTGCTACGACCGCGTCGAGCCGGGACGGTTCGCGGAGCAGAAGTACCTCGACGAGTGGCCGCGGCGGTTCGGGGGGGTTGTGGTCCTTCGCCATCCCGGCGCGAACGCGGCCCCGTGGAATCTCGCCGATCATCCGGTTCGGTGGGACGGGGATCGGCTCCGAGTGGGGGAGAGCCCGCTCCTGTTCTTCCACTTCCACGGCTTCCGGCACCTCGGCGGGCGCCTCTACGATCCCAACCTGTCACGATACCGCGCGAGGCTTTCGAAAACGGCGCGCCTTCATGTCTACCATCCGTACATCCGCGCCCTCCATGAAGCCGATGGGGAAATCTCGCCCCATTCCGGGAACACCTCGCTGGGGACGAGCGTGCGCCATCCGCTGCCCACCCCGTTCGTCCAACGTGTCGTGAAACGGATTCGACGGCTGGGACGGTTTTGGATCGGGCTCGCCTCGGGCCACTATCTTCTGGCGCCGCGCCCCGGGACTTCTAAGCGTCGCGTCTCAGGCTCTGCTTCAGTGCCCGCGCGAAGTTGA
- a CDS encoding DegT/DnrJ/EryC1/StrS family aminotransferase: MDPRANYLAHREEIDSAISGVLEGGRYILGPEVAAFEREFAEYVGVRHAVGVGSGTEALHLALLACGIGPGDTVATVSHTAVATVAAIELAGATPLLVDIEPRTFTMDPERLEEAIAAQRATSPSASVRAVIPVHLYGHPADLTAILAVARGHGLRVIEDCAQAHGASWNGRRVGAHGDIAAFSFYPTKNLAALGDGGAVVTDDPALAERVRLLREYGWRERYVSDFAGTNSRLDELQAAVLRVKLRHLEAENARRRAIAAMYDQALAGSSVAPPRARTEGRHVYHQYVVRSPRRDGLIEEFGGRGTRLLIHYPQPVHLQPAYRTRARLAPGGLPHTEQVCREIVSLPMHPHLTDSQARTVTEWILSWDRAAVNGA; the protein is encoded by the coding sequence ATGGATCCGCGCGCGAACTACCTCGCCCACCGGGAGGAGATCGACAGCGCCATCAGTGGAGTACTGGAGGGCGGCCGGTACATCCTCGGTCCGGAGGTGGCCGCCTTCGAGCGGGAGTTTGCCGAATACGTCGGCGTGCGGCACGCGGTCGGCGTGGGGAGCGGAACCGAGGCGTTGCACCTGGCCCTCCTTGCCTGTGGGATCGGGCCCGGCGACACCGTCGCGACCGTCTCCCATACCGCGGTCGCAACCGTCGCCGCGATCGAGCTCGCGGGGGCGACCCCGCTCCTGGTCGACATCGAGCCGCGCACGTTCACGATGGACCCGGAGCGGCTGGAGGAGGCGATCGCGGCTCAACGGGCCACCTCCCCTTCGGCGTCCGTCCGGGCGGTGATCCCGGTGCATCTCTACGGGCATCCCGCCGACCTCACGGCGATCCTCGCCGTGGCGCGAGGGCACGGCCTTCGCGTGATCGAGGACTGCGCCCAGGCCCACGGAGCCTCGTGGAACGGACGTCGCGTCGGAGCGCACGGTGACATCGCCGCATTCAGCTTCTACCCCACGAAGAACCTGGCCGCCCTGGGCGATGGCGGCGCCGTCGTGACCGACGATCCAGCCCTCGCCGAGCGCGTTCGCCTCCTGCGCGAGTACGGATGGCGCGAGCGCTACGTCAGCGACTTCGCCGGCACCAATTCCCGACTCGACGAGCTCCAGGCGGCGGTGCTGCGCGTCAAGCTCCGGCACCTGGAGGCCGAGAACGCGCGCCGGCGGGCGATCGCCGCCATGTACGACCAGGCGCTCGCCGGCTCATCGGTCGCGCCGCCGCGCGCAAGGACCGAGGGACGGCACGTCTACCACCAGTACGTCGTCCGCAGCCCGAGGCGCGATGGCCTGATCGAGGAGTTCGGAGGGCGCGGGACCCGTCTTTTGATCCACTATCCCCAGCCGGTTCATCTGCAGCCCGCCTACCGCACGCGAGCGCGCCTGGCGCCGGGCGGTCTGCCCCATACCGAGCAGGTTTGCCGTGAGATCGTGAGCCTGCCGATGCATCCACATCTCACGGATTCGCAAGCGCGGACCGTCACGGAGTGGATCCTCTCCTGGGATCGTGCCGCAGTGAACGGGGCGTGA
- a CDS encoding glycosyltransferase: MESAVQIVRRASSSFPSPRAAPTACATGKPTPMLARLPSHACAEVVWASTPSPAACRCVASHLFRMMPKSEPEKMEPDPIANRSERSHQSVNLDVDMGPECHRGPFPCQSADGLIAERVLREDGRMADTRSPALPITVITVVRNGARTIEGAIESVLAQSCRPLEYIVVDGCSTDGTLDILRRYGGRVRWTSMPDDGLYDAMNRGIARVLEPDTYIHFLNADDRFAANDSLERALADSGGADFVYGRLERRDDALRYTDVVGQPVDRPALLFGTRIAHQAILCKRSVFDRVGGFRTEYRIAADYDWLLRVFEDPGITTRFVPVVVASMGFGGVSWERFPALARERFRIVRRHYAFPDVVRFSVYTVFGDYLRHYLQRVLRRLHLLNFARALKQSLRRDA; the protein is encoded by the coding sequence ATGGAGAGCGCGGTCCAGATCGTCCGCCGCGCATCGTCGTCGTTCCCCAGCCCCCGCGCGGCGCCAACGGCGTGCGCCACCGGAAAGCCCACTCCCATGTTGGCAAGGCTGCCGAGCCACGCCTGCGCGGAGGTCGTCTGGGCCAGCACCCCGAGTCCGGCGGCGTGCAGGTGCGTGGCGAGCCATTTGTTTCGAATGATGCCGAAGAGCGAGCCGGAAAAGATGGAGCCGGATCCCATCGCGAACCGCAGCGAGCGATCCCACCAGAGCGTGAACCTTGATGTGGACATGGGGCCGGAGTGTCATAGAGGACCGTTCCCGTGTCAATCCGCGGACGGCTTGATTGCGGAGCGCGTCCTGAGGGAAGATGGCCGGATGGCAGACACTCGATCTCCCGCTCTTCCCATCACCGTCATCACCGTCGTGCGAAACGGCGCGCGCACGATCGAGGGGGCGATCGAGAGTGTCCTGGCTCAATCGTGCCGCCCCCTCGAGTACATCGTCGTCGACGGCTGCTCGACGGACGGCACGCTCGACATCCTCCGCCGCTACGGCGGCCGGGTCCGGTGGACGAGCATGCCCGACGACGGCCTCTACGACGCGATGAACCGAGGGATCGCCCGCGTTCTGGAGCCGGACACCTACATCCACTTCCTCAACGCGGACGACCGCTTCGCCGCGAACGACTCGCTCGAGCGCGCGTTGGCCGACTCCGGGGGCGCGGACTTCGTCTACGGGCGCCTCGAGCGGCGCGACGACGCACTGCGATACACCGACGTCGTAGGGCAACCCGTGGACCGGCCGGCGTTGCTCTTCGGCACGCGAATCGCGCACCAGGCGATTCTCTGCAAACGATCCGTATTCGACCGCGTCGGCGGCTTCCGGACCGAGTACCGGATCGCGGCGGACTACGATTGGCTGCTTCGAGTGTTCGAGGATCCCGGAATCACGACGCGCTTCGTCCCCGTCGTGGTCGCAAGCATGGGCTTTGGCGGCGTGAGCTGGGAGCGTTTCCCTGCGCTCGCCCGGGAGCGATTCCGGATCGTGCGCAGACACTACGCGTTCCCGGACGTGGTCCGGTTCTCCGTCTATACCGTATTCGGCGACTACCTGAGGCACTATCTACAACGGGTCCTTCGCCGACTCCATCTCCTCAACTTCGCGCGGGCACTGAAGCAGAGCCTGAGACGCGACGCTTAG